ACTCGTATTAACTTATAACTACACATTTACTGCATGTTCAGTATATACTATACTACTAAAATACCTTCTATAAATTATATCTTATTGGAGAAATTATTTTTACACCATCGACGATCCACACGTTTCTCCAACAATTATATATGCAATTCTTTTTTCAGTTTTGCCTTATTAAAGGTTTTCTATTggaaaaggaatttcatgtttGACTTCTTgacatatttaataaaataaataattgaattaattaataaaaagatTTGATGATTTGTCCATATCCACATACATTTCATGCTAATTAATCCAATTATAAGCTTTAATCATTGTATGGTTTCATATTCCCAGGACATATCCATGCATTATCAGTTAAGTAAGTTATGTACCAAATCACCTGATTAATTAATAGAActttactaattaattaattaattaagtgcaCAATTATCCCTTGAAATGTCATAATCATGAGGTCTTGCATGCATGCACGTTTTGTTTcttgtcatattttttttcaatccttttttattgttttctttTGTGGATATTTTGACATGCATGAACAGAGAACGAAAACTTACTGAATTATTTCAgatgttataatattttagaGAGAGATAAAGAGAATTACTTTGGCAAATGTCAATTCTATTAGATACTACAATAATATATCCGGTGTAATCCGCAAGTAAGATCTTTGAAGATAGAATATACACTTCTTTATCCCTTTTTAGGAAGGTAGAGAGATTATTTCCGACaaactccaaattaaaaaaaaactagtgaagaaattattttagatatatcagggttaatattatttttcttccttTAGTTATTAGTATATTCTGATTTTAGTCTTTGTAATATTTGACTAAGAGTctgtttggtttgatttttgtcttatctttttttcattttagtttAAAATTAAGTGCTTTCAAGCACTTTTTAATTTACCCAAATACaagaaaaagatttaaaaaattatttaaactttaaaatccttaaaataagtcaattcaaacattTTGCTCTAAGCTTATTTAATCTTTAATCAATTGGAATGCGCACTTTAATCTCTTTGCTTATGATTTTCACAAATTATCAAGAATTATACAATTTAATTATATCCATGTGTTATGTTTGTATATACAGTGGCCAGATGTTAAACTTGAGATGCCCTTGAACATCATTTACCCAGCTCTGGAAGGACATGAGTGGAGAATTGTCACCGGATTTAATCCAgtattgttattttatattCAATTTGAGGATGATACAGTTTAAATATAGTCAAAACATAACATATTCCTTACATATAGAGAtttctatataaattttaactaattaaaaattaaacgTGTTGAGTCATTTATCGAAagaatcaattttatttttacctaTAACTAAGGGAGCAAAAGTGATATCATCcattttaaataaagaaatacaTGCTTTATACTGAAATAACTTTGGCAAATGTCTATgaatcttttttcttctttccgCATGTCATATCGAATCGTACCGAAAGATGAAAAATATCCATTTGTTGGCTTTTCTGAATATGCAACACAACTTTTTAGTTGATTGAATTCAGTTTTCTTTCGTCACGATCCAAATTCGTCTCACGTGTATCGTCCATTTTGGGCTTAGGCCAACACAAATTTATCATACCGGCTATGCCACATATTCAAAAATGTGTATATTATGTGAACTTGAGATATGCCTAATAAATCTTTTCATGTTTCTCTCTCATTCTTCGTTGTGAAATTCGCCTATGGTATTACTGTCCATAATCTTCCTAAAAATATGTCAGTTCTGTTTGGCCCCCTCTTATCAGACCCGTCCTCCATTAAGGGAGTCACATCTTTTCCCTCTAAACAGAAGCTAACGTTAAAAATAAAGACCCAAttgaatataattaattaagaaacaATTGAAAGCTGGCCAATTTTTgatagatatataaatatatatcttCAATACAAAAGAATCCAAATGTTTGCTTACAACAACTTTTCCAAAACCAAGAAACAGAGACTTCTGTATGATTTTATTATACTCTCAAACTTATAAAGATCAAATTAAAACAGATCTTTACATACACTTtgtaagaagaaaaagaaaatcttgaaaaaaattgaaataaatgtAACTAATTAAAAGATCCTGACCCAAATTCCCTCACTTGGTATGTCTTGATGAACCACGAATAGAAGATAGTAACCTGGTGGTGCTAATTTACCTGAATTTGGAAATAAACAACTCACTTGATACACAAATTTCCCAACCTGTTTTACAACTCCATTTGAAAGTACCAATATTCTTTGATTCATAGTATTTGAATGTGTGTTAAATCCTGGTGCAATCATCGTCACTTTGATCGAATTTCTGTTTAGTAACCCCGAAATAGAAAATTGAATGTTAACACGTTgtccatacttgaatttatgtcGAGAAACAGGAGAAATGATTTGTGGTCGCAAATTAGTAGATCCTGAATCCAAATAGGACGGTGAAAATGCCTCCAAGCTTAACTCCGTTGGAAAAAGAACTCCAGTGAAGTTGTAAAGCTCATTTGGGTTACTACCACCAACAAGAACCCGACCATCTCGGAGTAAAACCGCGGTTGAGTGGTACATTCTAGGTATGGCATTCGGGTTCTGTACCTCGAATCTAGAACCAGGTAGGTTATCGGGTCGGTAAATCACCGGACTCAAAATCGGACTCCTAGCAATTCCCCATCCAGCAGTGCCCATCGCGGCTCCATTGACGATCAAGACATTTCCATTTGGTAAAATTACCATGTCACCCATTGTTCGAGGTAGTGGCATGGTCTCCATGGTCCATTGTGGATTCGACTCAGTAATTGTAATCCGACCACAAGTATTTAACGCCCCCACAAATTCACCTCTTGTTGCTTTGAGGTAAGAACCTCTTGGTGCTCCACCACACACCAAAATCTCAGCTTGAATCGTTTGTGCCTCCAAGTTCtttaaaggaagaagaacagcAGAACCCGTACTTGGATAATTTCTCGGATCACCACCGGGTATTTGCGGATAGGTTTTTACTATCGTATTTGTCGTGGAATCGAATAATATAGCTCGATTGTTCGCGAAAATAAATAGATTTCCATCTACGTTAAGAAAAACAAATGGGTAAAGATTGTTTTCCTCTCTAGGATCATTAGTCTGTTGAAGAAACGGAAGACTAAATATATTATTGGTCGAAGGAGTCTTAGGATGAAACTCATAGTTAAAAGCGTCACGGCCTCCTATTATAATTTGTCTTCCGTCCGGAAGAATATGATTAGTGGAATACCATCGACTTTGAATCAAGCCATTTCCCATTTCTTGCCAGTCACAACTGCTCCTTTTCCCGGTAATGCACGGTTTGTAAACTCTTATTACAAGTTTACCATCGTTAAATCCACCAGTCTGAACCAACGAACCGTCTGACGTGGCAGAGCCAGAGGAGCACCACACATTGGTCTGGATCATGAGGGGACGTACAAAATTGGTGGACACGTCATATTCTATAGAATGGGCAGTGCAATCGACTTTCAAAGCGAGGTCATTATTGTTGTTGCGACATTTATCATTAGGCAAGGAGATGTTGGACGCACCAAAGTCAGTACGATCATACATGACAACTCTATCGTCATTGAGGAGTTGCATGTGCATGGCGGAAATGCCAATACTGGACATGAGTAGGTCCCACTTGCCACCGGCGGCGTAAGCCAAGTTCCGGTTACATGGTAGTAGTAGAAGCAGAGGCAGAATGAAACAAATAATAACTGTTTTTCTAATCTCCATGAtctatgaatatattttttcttctttatttggtTGTGTAGAGGCTTTCTATTACATATGAATGCATATGGCTAATCAAAATAGGGATGTGTTATTTATATACTAGTATATTAGGGTGATGTTCATGTCTCAATGGGTATTGTTAGCTACGtacatattataatttttacataaagcaagtattaattaattaatggttTGCATAATTAATAATTGTTGCATGCCGGTGCTATAGTTTGTTGATTGGGGGAAGAAAGGAATAATATTGGTAAGATATTTTTCTAATGCTAAATAGACGTTGGGAAAATAGTTAATTAAATTTCGATTAACTACATTACGGGCTTTGACTCTTTTAAGTAGTTAACATCATATAACTTTCTATGGTAAATGTTGAGTTGATAAGAATCATAGAAGAAATGTAAAAAAGtgcattttttcttcttttttttggtacactggaaaaactaaaaataattatagttttTCAAAAGTAACATTGCTCAACTCTGTGAGGAGAAAAAACTTCATATCTTAATTGCACTTTCTCATATTATTAAATCTTTATTATGCTTATGCTTAAGTACGTCTTCATCCATAACGAGCTTCGACAATACAATAATGTTCATAACTAAATGCATTTTTTTTACCGTAATTAAAGTTACAACAATATAATAGAATAAAAAGAACATGTGAAATATAATAAAGCATGCAAGAAAAAAGTGCATGTGCTTAAAAGATAAATTTCGTGCGTGTTAACTTTTACAGGTCAATTGATGCAAGGAATATGTGCCAAGGTTGTATACTTTACTTTTAACCTGGTCGAATATTATTTTgcccaaataataataataatagaaaagtAAGCACTTAACAGAGAATATTTTCTCTAATGAGATCaattttacattaaaaaaaatatgctgATTGGCTAGCTGCACGTAATAGAGAATATTTTctcaattatttaaaaaacaTTGTATTCCGTATAGCTTTTTAATATATTGGTTCATATATCAAGTAAGTTCATTtatcatacataatttatttgtctatatATTCTCAAGCATGAAATTCCATTTTACCGTTGTCTCCGCTAAATGTTTTCAGTTTGTTCCTCGTACTAAATAATGTATAAGATAAGTAGTTATCGTattttcgatcaatttttaACAACCAGATAACAAATAAGGATGGAACATTAATAAACAAAACTTTCCAATTATTGGGTTGGCTTAAATATGCAAGTTGACAGAGTTGTTAATATACAAGCATTTGAATACAGGTGAATAGTCAGTTTGGTCAAGCTTTCGGAGTGtcaaaagtatttatttttctgaaaagaTATTTAAATAAGTTTATCTAGAGAGTATCAAAAGTTGTTTTtagaagttttaaaaaatcGTTTTTCTCCAaaacatttttttgaaaaacactttTGCGAAAAATACACTTAGAAACACTTTAAAAAAGCTTTGACCATACATTATTTGATgctcaaaagtattttttaaaatttattgatcAAACATAAATTGTTTCTCattaaatcttatttttttaaagcactttttaaaataagttgattttagTAGCTTGGCGAGAAAATTAGACGGAAAAAATGGTTTTGGTTTATTTGTTAAGAGTGTAGCAAGTTTAATCCCCtttcaaaatttatgaaaatgttgtATATCTAATAAAAGAATTATTCTATTGAAAGTAGCTTTCTTGTCCCTCCTCAAAAATCCTGGAACAGTTtgtttgaaataaataaattattagatgGTTTACTCTATGCTTTCAGCTATAACAATGTCTATTCTCTAGTAAGAAAACTTCCAaagatatcaaaaaaaaatagtttatatatataattcacgTTTACTTTGTAAACatcttcttgattttttttattttttttatgaaaagaatTAGAAATATATATTCACTTATGAGCAGGGATGGAGCTAGTAGCCCTCATGCATGTAGGCTTGGTTGAATTCAGTAGATTTTATTCAAACTGTGAATTTGTGTTAATAAATCATTAAATTTAGAATTCAATTATTATCACTTAATCATCATTGTAAAATTTAGAACTCATAAAATTGAAATCTTAGCTTCATCTTTGTCTATGAGTTTCCACATCGCGATAGGGGTCTAAAACATTTAATTACCTCTTTATATGGTATTGATTGTGTAATTAATTCCCGTCTTATATGTGATGTAGTCTTTTTGGATTGAGTTAGAATCAAGATCCATTTTTTAATCACGGTATCAAAGTTAATCACGATATCAAAGTTAGATCTAGAATCATTCCAATTCATGATTTGCCCGAGGTTTTGGACTTTCACCTTATATTATACATGCTCCAAGTGTCTAATTCTGAGCGTGCGGGTATTGAATTCACAATAATGTGAATCATTTACCTCCGTATATATATGGTATCGATGAATTCTTACCTCATTAGCTAATTCTGGGGTGAATTAGACCCAAATCCATTTTCTCATCATTTACAAAATcagattatttaaaaaaaatcgcaaataaaatcatgattaGTAACCAACTAAGAAAAATGGTAAACAACAACTTATAATTAATCGACAAATTAAAATGctatgtataaattttaaatctcaTTCGAAAAAATATATTCTACACAACACCATCCACCCACACGTTTCTCCATCAATCATTTAACTTTGcctattttaacttaatttctTCCTTATAATTGTTGCAAAAGTCAAACAAAGgcatagtcaatttgaaagagaaTGTCATGTTTGACTTCCTGCcttttttaatgaaataaatctTTAAATTACTAAATAAAAAGATTTGATATTTCTTCCATATATCCACATACATTTTTAAGGCTAAGCCAATTATTAGAAGAGTACTTAAAACATGCATGCACTAGTTAAGCTAGTTAATTATACCAAATCATCATAGCAGCTGATTGATCTTTAGGAATTAATTAAGTGCGGAATTATCCATAATGCTTCGTATATTATTATGATCAtactaattataataattaaactgTTTTTGCATGCACGAACGTTTGTCATTTGGCAATTAATCCTTTTCACCGGTTCCTTATGTTATTCTTTAAATTAACAAAACAAAATTAGCGAATtagtaaaatttcaattttaagcAACACAATGTAATGTGTGTAATTATATTGGTGTTTCGAATGTTCCCTCACGACTTTtgataaatcataaataaatatagattcTGAATTTTAAGTTTAGAATTCTagactatatatattgtttacATATTGGGTTCTGGATCACAATCAAATTTTAAGCTAAAGCTAATAAATTCTGCCGAACTCTTAACTTCAGCGATAGATCTGCCCCGTGCATGATTATATTAATTAAGTAACCTTACATTCCCTAGCAAAagataaaatctcaactagatAGCGATATAATATCGATGATCCAACTCTTTACCATAATAATTACTgtaaaattatttgtcatttcTCTAAACTATGGAGtatttttttggatgaaaatctaaaatttaaagTGTGTGCGTTCAAAATTTTAACTCATTTAAGttattgaattctaaataaataatttatacatattaaatatttttaaaaaatatattaaaaaattcaaattaaaataattattaggtTTGATTGAACTCGTCTAAATTCTACCTTGTCCTTATCAAAGCTTACCAAGATGATGAAAATGCAAAAgcaagaaagaagaaagagataaaAAAGTGAGATACTTTTGTGGGGTGGGGCAGGCGGGTCTTTGCTGGTCGGACAAGCCTTTGTGGGGCgggttaaaaatgaaaaaaaaatgttatacaGTTGGAGCAGGGCAAGGTGAATTGAAATTTTTGCTAATTAAGCCTCAACTGGCTCCGCATTTGCGCCACCCGGCCCATTATCATCCCTAGCTATTTGGTCCAAGGTGGAATGAGGAGTTGACTTGCTATACTTAATTTGtttattcttcaaattttcttcaTAATATCCATTCTCATGGAGTATATTACTTAAAACATTATAATAATATTCGTACTAATTGTGATGAAATAATGCAGAAGTAATtgaacatatatacaattaattaTGTAATTCTGCACTAAGAAGCCATGACTAACCACCATGATCAGCATATATTGATGAAAATACGATGTATCGTAATCGCATAATTATAAATAATGCTACATATTCCAAAGGAATGAATGCAAATTAAGAAGTTAAATTAACAATTAGTGTAATTTGATTTCTAAACAACGAACAAACAAGAGAGATCTTTGACAGATGGGGGAAttgaattaataattaaatctATGAACTtctataataattattatttctttatttttggccATATTAAAAGTACTTGAGATATACATTAATTCCCTCCATGCATCAGTTGACCTGTCGTGCCGGAATTTTTCACTCATTACGTCCGAATGGAATTCAGAAATTTAAAGTTTAGTTTCTATATAACGATCTTAATTAGTTAATATATAGAGTAATAATCAatgaatttatatttaaatatttaaaaatatttacttaGTTAATATTTAATACAAAATTTGCAACAAAAACTACTGTTTCCGGCCCATAACCCACAAGAAACACCATCCGTGGCCCCCACACATAAGCAAACAAtagaaataaatttttaaaaagtaaaataaattgaGACGTAACTCAACTACAAAATTAGGCGTAGATCACAGTGTGAATTTTGTGGAGACCAATTACGTCATTTACAACCGAGATGTGCCTATTCTAAAAGAAATACAACATATGTGTAGCTTATAGAAACAAAAAACTTGTTTTCCAAAGAAATGGAATCAAACAATCCCTTTTATGACgacaataataatgataacataATCAGTGTAATCTCATAAAGTATTAATGTTTGAGGatggtagagtgtacgcaaaccttattTCTATCTTAGAAGTAAAAAGGTTATGTCTGGTACACCATTGACTCAAAGAAAAACAATTCAAACCACacagtttgaaaaaaaaata
This region of Solanum dulcamara chromosome 9, daSolDulc1.2, whole genome shotgun sequence genomic DNA includes:
- the LOC129904675 gene encoding aldehyde oxidase GLOX1-like; its protein translation is MEIRKTVIICFILPLLLLLPCNRNLAYAAGGKWDLLMSSIGISAMHMQLLNDDRVVMYDRTDFGASNISLPNDKCRNNNNDLALKVDCTAHSIEYDVSTNFVRPLMIQTNVWCSSGSATSDGSLVQTGGFNDGKLVIRVYKPCITGKRSSCDWQEMGNGLIQSRWYSTNHILPDGRQIIIGGRDAFNYEFHPKTPSTNNIFSLPFLQQTNDPREENNLYPFVFLNVDGNLFIFANNRAILFDSTTNTIVKTYPQIPGGDPRNYPSTGSAVLLPLKNLEAQTIQAEILVCGGAPRGSYLKATRGEFVGALNTCGRITITESNPQWTMETMPLPRTMGDMVILPNGNVLIVNGAAMGTAGWGIARSPILSPVIYRPDNLPGSRFEVQNPNAIPRMYHSTAVLLRDGRVLVGGSNPNELYNFTGVLFPTELSLEAFSPSYLDSGSTNLRPQIISPVSRHKFKYGQRVNIQFSISGLLNRNSIKVTMIAPGFNTHSNTMNQRILVLSNGVVKQVGKFVYQVSCLFPNSGKLAPPGYYLLFVVHQDIPSEGIWVRIF